The following DNA comes from Winogradskyella sp. PG-2.
TCCACTCCTTTACCAGTGCTAATACCAATTTTGCGATCATCTTTTGCCAGAAGTATAAAAATACCGTTATCCTTATTTGATTGGCCAATTCCCCATTTCTCACCCCATTGTGCTCCGAGATAATTTATATATTCACCTTGTGTTGAGCTGATAATTCCAACAACCATTTGTGTTGAAGTCGTGTCTGAATAGCGTATTAATTTTTGTCTTAGCTGTTCTTTTTCTAAAACTGTTAATAATTTAATTTCATCATAAACAACATAATTTTTCTTTATATCATCTGGATTTGTTGGTCTTGGAGGAATTTTATATTGCCCAAAAATATTAAGTGTATTAAATAAGCAAAGTAATACGACTAACCTAAACACTATATGTTTTAATATATGCATTAGCCTTTTGAAATTGTATTATCTAATTCATCATTATCACCCTGTTCCCATGGAAAGTGACTAGAAAGAACTTGTCCGGCTTCTTTTATACCTTCAATAATACCTTGCTTGAAATGCCCAGATTTGAATTGCGAGCCAATCTTATCTCGTGTAGAATTCCAAAAGTTTTCGCCAACACTATTGTTGATGCCTTGATCACCGAAAATAACGAAGGATTTATTATCTACAGCCACATAAATAAGTACACCATTCTGTTGCTTAGTATTGTCCATTTTTAAAATATAAAAAACATCTAGTGCACGTTCATAAACATCAGTCGCACAATTTTGCTCAATATGTACGCGAATTTCTCCAGATGTATGACGCTCAGCAATACGAATAGCTTCTACGATTTCCGCTTCTTCTTTTGCAGAAAGGAAATCTTCAATATAAGGCATAGTTATATTTTAGTTAAAGTCGAATTCTACGTCTGGTGCATTTTCACTTCCAGCGTCAGCTTTATAATAACCCATTTCGTCAAAGCCTAATATACCAGCTATTAATTTATTTGGAAAAGTTCTAACATGCTTGTTAAAAGGCTCAACAGCATTATTGAATTTATCTCTCGATATATTGATTCTATTTTCGGTACCCTCTAATTGACTCTGTAATTCAACAAAGTTTTGGTTTGCTTTTAGTTCAGGATAACGCTCTACCGTAACTAAAAGACTTTTTAGAGCTCCAGATAAACCTCCTTGGACTTTATTAAATTGTGCCAATTGATCTGGTGTTATGTTGGTAGGATCTATACTAACTGAAGTTGCTTTTGCTCTTGCTTCAATTACGGCAGTAAGTGTTCCTTTTTCAAAATCAGCAGCGCCTTGTACAGTTTTTACTAAATTTCCAATAAGATCATTTCTTCTTTGATAAGTGCTTTCAACATTCGCCCAAGATTTACTTGCTGTTTCTTCTAAGGTTACTGCTTTATTGTTAACATTAACGCCCCAGATTGCAAGCAATAGGATAATAACTATTGGTATAATCCATTTTTTCATAATAAATATGTTTTAAAGTTGAGTTTTTATTTTAATAAGCTGCGCTTTTATACCTTCTAGTTTTTCTATGATTTCAAATTTTTCTAAGGCTTGTTTTTTTTCTTCCTTAAGATGAATTTTAGCTCCTTCTAAAGTGAAACCACGCTCTTTAACAAGATGATATATAAATTTTAAGTTTTTAATGTCCTCTGGAGTAAATTTACGATTCCCTTTAGCATTTTTTTTAGGTTTAATGGCATCAAATTCTTTTTCCCAAAACCTAATCAATGATGCATTAACTTTAAATGCCTTGGCAACCTCGCCAATTCCATAATAACGTTTTTCTGGTAAGTCTATATGCATCTTAATCGAGGGATTGATTTTCTAATGACGCTTTCTTTAGCAATACGTTAAACTCATCTGCAGATAAATTGCCATAGTAGAAATTGATAGGATTAATACGCTCACCATCTTTATGTACTTCATAGTGTAGGTGAGGAGCTTCAGAACGACCTGTGCTACCAACAAATCCAATTAAATCACCACGCTTTACACGTTGATTTACTTTGACGTTATATTTATATAAGTGAGCATACAAGGATATGTAACCATAACCATGGTCTATACGAATATGATTTCCATAGCCAGTAGAGCTATTATCTGCACGTTTTATAATACCATTACCAGAAGCATAAATTGGAGTTCCGCGTGGTGCAGTAAAATCCATTCCGTAGTGGAATTTCCTAATCTTTGTAAAAGGGTCTGTTCTATAACCATAGCCAGAAGCCATACGCGTTAAATTTAAATTATTTATAGGCTGAATTGCCGGTATAGCTTCTAGGAATTTTTCTTTGTCTTCAGCTAGTTTTGCAATTTCATCTAATGATTTAGATTGCACTACAATAGCTTTCTCTAGGATATCTAAACGCTTATTAGTTTCCGAAATTAATTGCGTATTGTCAAATCCTTCAAACTTTTTGTAACGATTGACACCTCCAAATCCAGCTCTTCTTTGTTCATCTGGAATTGGATTAGCTTCAAAATAGAGTCTGTAAATAGCATTGTCACGCTCCTCCACATTTTCAAGAGCGGCTATAGCATGATCCATACGTTTATTTAGTAATTGATATTGTAGGTCCATATTCTGCAATTCTCTCGCCATTTGACGTTCCTTAGGAGATTCAATATATTGACTTACAATAAAAAAAGAAAGGAATCCAAA
Coding sequences within:
- a CDS encoding MerR family transcriptional regulator; the protein is MHIDLPEKRYYGIGEVAKAFKVNASLIRFWEKEFDAIKPKKNAKGNRKFTPEDIKNLKFIYHLVKERGFTLEGAKIHLKEEKKQALEKFEIIEKLEGIKAQLIKIKTQL
- a CDS encoding M23 family metallopeptidase; this translates as MGKVKYYYDSETLSYRKIKRKKATTFKYALGFLVGAALFGFLSFFIVSQYIESPKERQMARELQNMDLQYQLLNKRMDHAIAALENVEERDNAIYRLYFEANPIPDEQRRAGFGGVNRYKKFEGFDNTQLISETNKRLDILEKAIVVQSKSLDEIAKLAEDKEKFLEAIPAIQPINNLNLTRMASGYGYRTDPFTKIRKFHYGMDFTAPRGTPIYASGNGIIKRADNSSTGYGNHIRIDHGYGYISLYAHLYKYNVKVNQRVKRGDLIGFVGSTGRSEAPHLHYEVHKDGERINPINFYYGNLSADEFNVLLKKASLENQSLD
- a CDS encoding TPM domain-containing protein, producing the protein MPYIEDFLSAKEEAEIVEAIRIAERHTSGEIRVHIEQNCATDVYERALDVFYILKMDNTKQQNGVLIYVAVDNKSFVIFGDQGINNSVGENFWNSTRDKIGSQFKSGHFKQGIIEGIKEAGQVLSSHFPWEQGDNDELDNTISKG
- a CDS encoding LemA family protein, which gives rise to MKKWIIPIVIILLLAIWGVNVNNKAVTLEETASKSWANVESTYQRRNDLIGNLVKTVQGAADFEKGTLTAVIEARAKATSVSIDPTNITPDQLAQFNKVQGGLSGALKSLLVTVERYPELKANQNFVELQSQLEGTENRINISRDKFNNAVEPFNKHVRTFPNKLIAGILGFDEMGYYKADAGSENAPDVEFDFN